A single region of the Micropterus dolomieu isolate WLL.071019.BEF.003 ecotype Adirondacks linkage group LG18, ASM2129224v1, whole genome shotgun sequence genome encodes:
- the LOC123957038 gene encoding ADP-ribosylation factor 3, with product MGNIFGNLLKSLIGKKEMRILMVGLDAAGKTTILYKLKLGEIVTTIPTIGFNVETVEYKNISFTVWDVGGQDKIRPLWRHYFQNTQGLIFVVDSNDRERVNEAREELMRMLAEDELRDAVLLVFANKQDLPNAMNAAEITDKLGLHSLRHRNWYIQATCATSGDGLYEGLDWLANQLKNKK from the exons ATGGGGAACATTTTTGGGAATTTGCTGAAGAGCCTCATAGGGAAGAAGGAGATGAGGATCTTGATGGTGGGGCTCGATGctgcaggaaaaacaacaatactCTACAAGCTGAAACTGGGGGAAATAGTCACCACAATCCCAACAATTG GGTTTAACGTGGAGACGGTGGAGTACAAGAACATCAGCTTCACTGTGTGGGATGTGGGTGGGCAGGACAAGATCCGCCCCCTCTGGAGACACTACTTTCAAAACACGCAGG GTCTAATCTTTGTGGTGGACAGTAATGACAGAGAGCGTGTGAACGAAGCAAGAGAGGAGCTGATGAGGATGCTGGCTGAGGATGAACTGAGAGATGCAGTCCTCCTTGTGTTTGCCAATAAACAG GACTTACCAAACGCCATGAATGCTGCAGAGATCACAGACAAGTTGGGCTTACACTCCCTGCGTCACCGCAACTGGTACATCCAGGCCACATGCGCCACCAGCGGCGACGGCCTCTATGAGGGTCTTGATTGGCTGGCCAATCAACTCAAGAACAAGAAATAA